The sequence AGAATGTCACAACTGAATTAGACAATTTTCGTCTGAACAGCAGACTGTTTCATTACAAAAGTATCGTGACTTGAACAAACAGTGCGGCAGCAATGGGAGATTGTAAGTTGGACTAAACCCCCATTCTGAGTAGGATAAAAAGTTGAATTGAGTTTGTTTTGTTACAGAACATGTATCAGAGTTGTTGACGGAAACGTGGCAAGTTGGACTTAAAGTGTTTCGACATTCTCTTTCTGAAGTGGATCAAACGCCCAGTCAGATACTGTTGCTCAAAGCAGCTGAAGTTATTCATGACAAGTTGACGGAGATCGATACACTAGACAGGTATGCCATTCAACGgttttttacagttttaaaaGTCAAGAAAAGACGATTGGGTGCAAAAGATCTCCTCTCTAGTTGTTGAAACGTAACCCTAACGATCAGATTCTACCAAGCTACCAATAGTTGATAACTTATGTTAGCGTTAATGAACGAAACGATATATGTGAAATGAATCATACATTGAATTGATGATATGAAATATCTGCTGGCCAATGTATCATTCATTACATTTATCACTTCGTCCATTGATGTATTCATCACAGGGACATTTGATTTGAatccacaaatgaccagcttcgACCAACTGTGGCTTCATGGCTCAGTCGGTTAGAGCCTCGCACGCGGGCATTTTTGCGAGGTCACGacttcaaaccccgttgaagccctgattttttcaggcttctctacgcagttttcaaaattgtgttcataactacTACTAACAGGATCATAACTTCACTTGATGTGGCAGTATTAGGTGCAATTTTCATTCTGAAATACTAAATTTTGTTTCTCAGCGTAGAAAATTTGGTGGTTAAGGCCGTCTCTCTACTGAAGGATGCTAGTAACGGAGATGTCGAGCGACAAGACAACATCACACGTAAAGTTTTTAATGTGTTATCACCAAATGAAAAAGAACTGAGTTTCCTCAGAAATGAATTCTACTCCATGGTGAGTCACTTTTGTTTTGCTACAAATGACGACGCCAGCGTTTGTTCTGTCTCATGCGGTTGCTGCGACTTCAAAAGCTGTGTTAGCAACACGACCGAAATACGTAGGGGCACTGTCCTTTAGTGGCTAATCTGGGCAAGCGTATCGTACGGCTATGATTTTGTTGCCTCGATGAAAGATAGTAATTTTTTCAGACTGACTGTCACTGTCGcgcatgaaaaggaaaaaaagaccaCGGGGATTCACTTGAATGTAGTCGCACCCTTAGTGCAAATATTTCAGTGCCCCATCTAAGAGCATTCCGCGTGCCCAGAATGCGCAAGCTTAAGTGGTCCCCAGGCCGTTAATCTGTATTTCCATAAGCGACGAAGCTATTGAAACAAGCAAAACGAAACTGACAGGTGGCAGATCTGTTCCTGTTTAGCAGGGCAGCCGAATAGTTGAACTAGGAACGACCCAGAATAACTCCAGATATCCAGATCAGAAGTCAAGAGCTTCTAACATTTTCAGTCGCGAGCTTTACTTGACAGTTTGGCTTTACAGTGTTCTTACCACACGGTCCTGCTGCCTGCCTTCTTGCGCTGTTATAGCAGCCTTTCTATTTGTTCTCTGTCAATGGCTAAGAACGTGCATCACTCAGCTAATGTCACTGTATCACTGAAAATACTGGTCTTCTTATTTCCCACAGGGACAGTGGCTGCTTCCTCCCGTTGTAGACAGAAACCTACCGGTCATGTCGGCCGTGAATGATAACCTCGAAATTCCCAACACGTTGTTCTCTCTTGCAAATCACCAGAAGATTGTCGTGTTTACCTTGAGTTTGGCCCGAACGTTACTGGCTACTTGTCATGAATCCCCTGGTTCTATCGGAGATATCGTGACAAAAGATTGCTTGATTGGCCTGTGGTTGGAGATGTGTTGGTTAAAGCGTTGGTGTTCCTGTGTGTTGGGAAATTGTGACATGAAAGAGGTTGGTAATTAACAGCACTGGTTGATATCGGctttgttgttgcattgacGTGGAATTAGGATCTTAAAAATCCTTATATTCAAGTGGTCATTTGCTATTGGTTCGGTTTTGGGAAACTAAGCTTGCTGATTGGCTTTGAAATCCGCGCAGAATTCTCGGCCAATCAGCCTGAGGCTAAAGAGCACGTTTTCTCGCGCTCACCAGCCGGCACGTGATTGGCTGAAATACAAATTGTTGAACAACTTTTTTTGATCAAAGCTCATTCTCATCTCTTTAAATAGAAATTTGGCGCGTTCATCTCCGATAATGTCATTTACAACCTGTTGCTTAATCTTCGCTCCACAAGCACTCACCTCTTGGACCATATTAAAAGGAAAGATTGGTGTCAAGACCTACTCACTGAGGCACTCTCGCGCTCAAGAACGGAGGGTTTTATGTGGTGTCTGGTGTTGGAAGGCGTCCTTGCAGACTTACAGCAGCTTGGAATTTCTTATGATCCGGCTTTGTTGATTGCGGAAGTGCAGTCCTTTGCTGCATTGGAAGATAAAGAATGCCAGACATTGACAACGCTCATACCATGGGTGGATGAGATCTATGAACTTAAAATCATCACCGAGCAGTTCACGCGTTTGATTCGCGACGAGAAGGACGAAAAAGGTAAGATCTTGATCTTTGTTGTTATTTAAGGTACTCAACGCCAACTTCAATTACGTTACTGGATTTCCAAATCTTGGGTTGTCAGGTTCGATTTATGTTGGAAATAGTAGGATTTCAAGGGGGTATTTCAATgggatagagcggttttcaagtgactgtcgaaaaaccaaaaccaaagcaattactcccaccaatcacaacaggagcagacagcgcgatgaaccaatcaccattcctagcaattatctctAACTTACCCACCGACATGTTGGGCAACATGTCGGGAAAAATGACGCGTACATGGtccgattggttttggttttgcttctcattggttgaaaaactggcgcgagtctttttagccaatcactaagcgtagcgatcgcaaacacgtaattactttcgacaatcatttgaaaactgctctaagaaCCGCGATCTGTAATTCAatattcaccaaaatatcacgagccaCGAAGCTGCGAGAAGTATGTAGGGAGTTCACAAAAATCACGAGCCTGTAGTTATCCCAAATTTCCCGCGTGCGATTAGTTTGGTCTTGGTTTTAAGTGGTTGCTTTTCTCATTGACTCAAAAAATGGTGAGTAATTACCCTACaaattagaaacaaacaaagtattGGTGTTGGTTTAACTAGCACATCAAATTGACTGGTGAAACCAAGTGTGTTATTGGTCTTGCTGTAGGTCATGCCATCTCGTTCTCAAAGTAACGTTTTTAGCTTTTGCCCCTCATTGGTTTGTGAAAACGAGTAAATTACTCCTTGAATTCCTTCAGCTCatgttggctgaaaatggtcGTTAGCTTGCTCTTGTgcttgctttggttttggtttttcaacagtcatttgaaaacccctCGAAACGAagtgtttccttttttctcGGGTTCATTTCTTCACAGGTTATTCCCGCGCGTTTGCTGTAATTAGCAGCTCTCTACAACAATGGTTCAAACAAACCAACAGCAACGTGGAAGCTCTTCTGGAGTATCAGCTGACATTGACAGGCATCATGGACGAACTGATACAATGGAACAAAGCCAATGACCGCCATCTTCTCATTAATAGCCCTCTAGACGAGACGGCCTCCATGAGTGTGTTGACCTTAAACTTGTCAGTTATGAGAATTTTAGAGATGGCAGTTTTACACTGTCCTCGCACGATGAACAATCAACAATGGGATTTTGTCCTCTGTAGTTTGGCTGGTTGGTTTCAGGTAATTTCCAATTTTGCAGAAGTTTTGGTGAATTTATTCTCTGCTTGTAGTTTGCCAGTATGGTTTGTTTCAGGTGGTTTCCAATTTTTGCTATAGTTTTTTTGCAAGGTTTGTCTACGTGCCAGATTGCTGTTTTGGGAGGAGGGGGGCATTTCGTTGGTGTGAAGCCATTGTAATAATCGCGACACCTGACATTCCATTCATCTGAATGATTCGCCGCTTATAGCCTGGACGATATTCAGACGTTGTAATCTGCGCTTGTTCTCGTTTGTTTCTACGATGCTCAAAGTCATTTCTAGCGCTTAAAGAAGCTAAATAGTAAGGACGCCAACTTGACATCATGTTGACGCGTTCTTTAAAAGTACCAATAACTGTTCAAATTCTGCGGTGACGTGTGAGAGGATTCTGCTGAAAATTAAGTACGTTGCTTTTCACTATCGCTGAAAAATGCAAAGTGACCCTTTATATCAACGCGTTTTAGACTCAGCCTGCGACGATCTTGTAGTCATCGTCAAGGAGTCCTGATAAGCTCCTTAATTCCGCATCTGTGTTTTAACGGTGAGCTACTAGCGGTTCTTGTCACAACTTTAGGCAGGAAACGCATCGTCAGAAAATTCAAAATGTTGATGTTAATATTCAAACACCATATTTTGCATTTTCTCAAATATCATTAGCGATAGATCATTGTTTCATCGACAGACTTGTGATGAAAATCGCTCACACTTGACGACTTCGCTGAAGTGCGTCGCTCTCTGCTGTCAAGCTTGTTCTCTCTTTTGCACCGTGGTGAAATTCTTTCAAAAGAACACCTCGAAACTTCATAAACCCAGTGTGGAGGGACAGCCCAGTGATGACTCAAATGACGTAGAGAGTGTAATCTCTGAGAGCCCGGCAGGCTTCACTGGTGATGTTACTGAATGTCCTCGAAATCTTCTTGATGAGTGGGAGGAGTTCTTCAGTTGGACGCTGTACAGTGCAGtcttaaaattgtttttatttcatgCTGGTAAGAACGGTCTGTTTTTCTACTCGATGCGTTTCCCTTATTCTTCACAATATGGAACCATTCTCTATGGATGAAAAAGCGATTAACCTATGAACGCTGTAAGGGAATGTGAAACAGACAAGCGTAGGACTGGGAAGGAAAACAAGACAGTGCCTTAACTCTCCACTCGGCTTGCCGACATTTTGTCGCTCTGTTCCGCTGTTTCTCGTCCTATTGTTCACAGGAGAGGCTGGATCCAGGTTGGGttctttaattgtttttttttaccatttcagACGAGAGTCAGAGAGCCCGTTTTGAAGCAACGCTGTGGTCCAACCGCATCAGTGAGTCCCTTGGTCTTGCTGTGGTCTTCACTCCACTGGCTATTTTAAAGAAACACGAGTTCGAAGGGACAGCATCCAAGGGCGTGGATCAAGGATCCTCAAGGGAGTCACAGTGGCTGGATGACCTCATGGCGCACTGCCTACCTTTGCTAAAGTGCAATGCGCATGCTCTTCAGTTTGCGGCATATCATTTGCTGTCCAAGTAAGTCATCGATTGCTGTGTGGAGTTATTTGATGGCTTAAGCAAGCTACGTCTTTGAGCCAAGGACGGAAACCggtacttaacaatataaatgggGTTGTGTGGAGGCAAGTTAAatgggaaaacagctcacttccggttgtcgtccgtggctcaaaaacgtcgctttcttaagctccctaatatggAGCCGGCGAAGTAGGGCAGACAGTGGTGAACTTTGCCATCTCGAAAACACTCTGAAGTTTAAGACATATTAGTTCTCTTCAAatgattttctttcttttaattcgTTTCTCACTGTTTTTCAGAGTAATGACAGAGATGTCGCTGTTCAATCTCATGGATACTGTTTCAGAAGAAAGCGAAGATGAAATAGTCAGGTACATTTGTAACAAGAACAAAATTCAATCATAGATTGCGAGAAGTCTTTGATTTCGGCGAGAGACAAATCAGCGGGGAAAATGCACGGGAACACACGAGAATCGGAGGCCGTACGACGCGAGAAGAATGCCGAAAATTATATTTTCGGTGCCCCGCTCTCGTTAATTAGATTTCAACACAGCTCTTCTTGAAAGTGAGCTTGATCAAAATCGAAGTTAAGCGCATTGAGGGGATTACTTTTGGGCTGCGTGCCgcattgctttggttttgcacTCAATTACTAGCGAAGCCGATAAAGAAACGAGGCTGTCAGCTATTTGGCGCGAACATATCTGTGGATGCAAGTGCCTTCTCCTAAAGCTACGCACAGAGCTGCATCATTTGCTTTGAAGTAGGCTGAATGCTTTGAAAGCTGCTTTTGGGTCTCTGTGTGATGAATTGAAAGCCCGATAAGGATAATATTCTATACTCCTTcaacgttttgttttgttttgttttttttttcccactgcTGATGCCCCAGTTAAAATGATTTCTTTCCAAAACGGAATGGTTCGCAACGGTAGTGAATGAGGAAGctggatttcttttgtttgtccaCAGGTCTCCTCCCACCCCCTTACTAGAGATGATCGATTTGACTTGTTCACGCATGACAGAGATGGTGAGAGAAGCTCAAGTGCCGTTTGGCGAGCATCTGGAGATGGCCAGCGACATAGAAGCGCAAAACACAAGTCTTGCTCTTATGCTGGCGTGGAAACTTCTTCTCAAGTTCTTTAGAAGCTTGCCACAAGAAAAACGCGTCGAATATGCCAAGtatatcaagaaaaataaaatggtgGATGATCTTCTTCAGGTGTTGTTTCGTTTACTCCCGTTCAAGATGAATGGTGTAGTTGTGGCAGAAGATTGCGAGCTCGAGATTGGTGGCTTCACTGGTCAACGTACAATTCAGGAGCTGGCTCGCAATGTCAGCTATTCCTTGTTGCAATGGATGCCAGCCATTGTCAGACAGTGGTGGAATGGTCTGGATAAACGGCGGGCTTCCATAGTTGACAAGTAAGGTCCATACGAGAGTGTTAGGTCTTTTGTGGTTGGCTATCGATTCGTTTGCCGTTCGGTGACGTATTTTTACAGCTTATAGAAATCGCGATATTCAACACTATTTCTCTGGTCGTAATATGCCTCGATCCGATAGCACTCATTAACATCAACTGAAACCAGGTTTTTGAGCCTCGCGATTAAAAACCCATACACAAACCAATGTTTTCACTGAAACCGCTGGTGACTGCAATCTGGTTTCAGCCGATGTGATGTAATGCTTTCCGCCTCGTTCGTAGTTTCACTATGACAAGCATGGAATAGAGGCTTATACGGGAAACTGAGCCTCGACCCCATGCAAGTTCTAGTCCCAGCGTGAGAGCTCAGGTAAAATTGTAAAGTGTTCTTATGCGTGGCTTTTTCCTTATCTATTAGATTCACAACGTCTTGTATCACTCCACGGTTATGTCAGCGAGAAATGGAGATGGTTCAAAACTCACCTGTCCGGTTTGACAACATGCTGGTGAAGACTCGGCCCAGTGCGCGTGAGGTCGCCGCCTTGTACACCGTCGAGGATATGTCGATAGAACTTGTGGTGAAACTTGCGTCAAATCATCCCTTAGGAGTTGTATCAGTCGAAAGTGGCAAGAAGATTGGTATTGCAACTGCGCAGTGGCGTAGCTGGATCCTGCAAATGACAACATTCCTTACACACCAGGTAAGCGCATGTTTTCTGGACAGGTGTATTTGGGTTAGACAAAAGTCTTAATCAAAATGCATCAAGTAAAAGGTTTCCAGATAACTTTTCCTTAGGCCTCTTTCCGGTTCATGGAAAGGATGTTATCGACGCTTCTGGTCGCGTCCGGCTGAAATGCTGTGCTATTAAATACGAACATTATTGAATTTACTTGCTTACTTAGCAgtttggcaaaaatgacaacGTTAAGGAATTTAAAACTCATAAAATTGGTTAATGAAATAACTCGAGGCTCTCTGGTGGTTTGAACTAGCGACACATACAAGCATGAGATAATATTATGATAAAAACGAGTGGTTCAAAATTACTATTACTGCAAGTTCTCGTAAGTGAACTGAAATTTATTTGATACCCAAAACCACTGAAGAGGACTGTTTCAATtgattgactttttttttcctgttagaACGGAAGCATCATGGATGGACTCATTTTATGGAAGCGCAATGTGGACAAGCGTTTCGAAGGCGTAGAAGATTGTATGATCTGCTTTTCCGTGATTCACGGTAGCAATTACTCGCTTCCGAAACTAAGCTGCAAGACTTGCAAGAAGAAATTCCACTCGGCGTGTTTGTACAAATGGTTTAGTACCAGTAACAATGCCACGTGTCCACTGTGCCGAAATCTCTTTTAGATTGCTCCGCCAAGGCTCAGAACGGGGAACGATAATTTAGTTCGAAACACCCCGCCTGCTTCATTTGTTCGGTGCACAAGGGATCTGAAGTGGAGAGGAGCAGCGAATCTTGGGCAGATGTCGCATCCAATAGAAATGCAACAAAATGACCGACCGATTTTCCACGTGCTAGTACCCAAGCCTGTGCTAACTCTTGGAGATCACGTGACCATTCTCGTATGAGCAAAGACTTGGCTAATCTTTCACCCAGATCTCCCACGGCCAATGAGTAGGGAGTTCACTGCTCCATTTTAAAATAGAGTGAGGCCAGGTTCAGACGTCGTCTTTCTACCGTGCCGAACCAATTAAAGAATTTTAAGTTCTCCTTTCAAATTAGGTTTGGCAAAGCAATTAAGTTCGACAAGCTCTGCCGTGCTTCACGACTCTAGCACTAGCAGTGAAGTCGTGCTACTGCCGTGCCGAACTAAATTcataaattatattaatttaAATACTTTCGATCTCACAGGTTGAATTATGCTCTACGAGGTTTGTGTAATGAAGCAGTGAGTATGTTTTCGAAAACATGAAACGGAAATTAAAGTTTTCTTTACCCTAGTATCACTTCATACATGATCAAACCAACCGTTGCTTCGTTACAGACGTCGCCACGGCTCCAGTCCTCTCCGAGAGTAGTAAGGTTAAAAATTCGTAACAACCACATGCGCCTGGCTTCCAAAGGGCAAAGAATTTTCTGTTGTAGTTCCACCCGTCGTCTTCGCAAGTCTTGCAGGAATTTTATTACTGAAGAGTTTGCGCCTTACTTACGAATACGAACTTGTACGAATACGAATACGTGTTAAAAGTTCAATGTTTCGTGGCTCCACTAACATGTGAATTAAATTTGACCCTCACAAGACCTCTGAATCAAAGCCATGCTTCTCCCGTGCTGCAGTCGAACCTAATTGCAATTAAGTTCGGCACGGCAGAAGAACGACGTCTAAACTAGGCCCAAGAGATACAAAAACGGATATGTGTGATCATAGCTACAAATGGCTCGTTCTTAGTTGAATACAGCGTTATACAAATCATTGTGGACAGCAAATATACCCTCAAGGCGAAAGAAGCAAATTGGCAGCTCACAGTAGCTGAATGAATAAAacatgaagacaaaagaaatattCTAGTCGAATGTAAATCAATAACGAATCGCGTGTCTCACCGTTGACTGAGCGTGGAGAATTAGAACAAACTAATCGTTGCGTGACGCCCCAAAATAACGGCTGGGAAGGAGTCTAACACAATGTGGCGAAAGTCGAATTCGTATTTAATGCACAGGAAGGTCCGTCGGGTCTGTTGGTGTATACTGAACTGCATAGCCCTCCTTTCCGTGATCGCGGTAACATTCAGTACCTCCCGTTGGCTCGGATGTACCCTCCCTATCGCAACAGAGGAACCgcaaaaaattaatggtaaggaAAATGCTATGTATAGTATTGTACGAGTTTCTCTCAACGGTACAGAACTGACAACTGTTCGCGAAATTCAATcaccttttttctttgtcttatatATTCAGTTGATAATATTTTCTAACTGAAATAATGTTCCATAATCCGCCTGAGCTTTAAATTCCTTACGTGGAAAACTCACTATGGTGATCAGTTTTCTATCGCTTCTGCGTTGCCTTAAACATAAGCACTGGAACTTCAGCAAGCCCCCTACGTACACTAACCATCTGCCATTTTCAAAGTAACAAAACGAGActttcctttattttctttcttcagtTGCGACTCTCGTAAAAACTATGGGGGAATAGGCTTTCGGGCGAATCGACCGCAATTCGTTTACATTCCTAACTAGCCGGTTTTTCGATTTCTTGCTACATAATACATGCTGATATTAGCAGGCAAGTCAgaactttaaagaaaacgacaaatcATTAAAGTTTATATGCCATGTTTCGACACAAAGCGTTAGAGGTTGAACTCAGGATTATATGTAGGAAAAAGTATTAATTATGCCAGTAACAAAGGAATGTATATAAGAAGTGACAATGTGAGGATAGTTTTAGATTTACACGATATAATTGCTGAttcaaagaaggttgttctcttttAATATGAATagcctcttttatctttgtTTCGAAACTCCAAGAGGCGTGTTCTAAAATAAGGAGACAGTCTACTGAACACAAGGCACGACATAACTCAGAACCTGATATTTGGTACCGTGTGGAACTTTTCTCTTTTAATGTTATGATTATGGAATATTATGATTCTCTTGGCCTCACATTTGTTTGGATTAAATTTCACCTGGCAACGATCTGTGTATAGattaaaacaaatttaaaggattgttttaaatttacatGATGCAACTGCTGATTCAAAGAAGGTTGTTTTCTTTGCATATGAatagcctcttttatcttaagttggaAACTCGTAGACTTACAGAATTCTGAACATTGTCGCGCATTATAATTGCTGCAATGAAACAAGATAGAGCCGCCATAACATTTTAGTTCGAGATGTAGGTAATTTTTCCAAGTGCCGTCATTTTCGCTGAAAATTCTCTTTAGCCAGGCTAGCGATTTAACATTTGTTTCtaaggcctggtttaaacgtcgcattttacattcGCCGAATCAAATACTAACTTTAGTCGACTCGAATGAATACGTTCGGCTGATTTAATTATACGTCACATaagggccatttatacgagaggaaataagacgcgtcttatgtaagacgcgccttacataagacgcgaactgttcgtataaatggtacaaaacaagcgttcgcgtcttattttagacgcgacttacataagacgcgtcttatcttggaacagaacttttggctgttcttattttgtccgcgtcttaagtaagacgtgaacttcctcgtataaatggtttcgcgtcctaaataagacgtgaactataagtgcgcatgaaaaaggtaatggaaaactctttaagtgtcagtgaacattaaaaaatatacaaacgtttcgggcagagcccttcattagtgtaaaaaagcccattgtggcaagttggcatacgccatacgaagaaactaacggtgaaagtgcgcttgcatgtaacgtgcgcgcgcgagaaacacagctatgaaatgggaatgtgtgaccaagagggtgcgttacatgcgtgcgcattaaataaaagcaatgtaggtgtttaaatgaaactaaagttgatgttaaggccatttggcttgagtgttccgagctcgaaaataagcctcatctcttgcttctttcggcgggtgttatcaccgctgcagcgtttgagaccgcagatcatgatgtcattaagtgaatgggaggcagagttgaaatgttcGGCTACAGGAAAGCCAGGAGAATTGTTTCGAATGCTACGCAGGTGTTCACCGAAGCGTTCCCGCAGCCGCCTCCCAGTCTTACCAATGTATAAGCAACCACAGCGACGACacttaatgacatcatgatctgcggtctcaaacgctgcagcggtgataacacccgccgaaagaagcaagagatgaggcttattttcgagctcggaacactcaagccaaatggccttaacatcaactttagtttcatttaaacacctacattgcttttatttaatgcgcaCGCGTGTGACGCACCCTCTTGGTCACACATTCTcatttcatagctgtgtttctcgcgcgcgcacgttacatgcaagcgcactttcaccgttagtttcttcgtatggcgtatgccaacttgccacaatgggcttttttacactgatgaagggctctgcccgaaacgtttgtacattttttaatgttcactgacacttaaagagttttccattacctttttcctgtttctatagtgtcacgcattgtttttcaattttataagtgcgcatgcctgtcatatgcgtgacgacaacaacaaatcgtcattttgttcttctcatgtaaatgaggctgtatcaaaaagaagacgcgaaccatttatacgagaagttcgcgtcttatgtaagacgcgaacgtataaatggaacagttcgcgtcttatgtaaggcgcgtcttacataagacgcgtcttattttctcccgtataaatggccctattgtttTGCCGAATAAAATTGCCGACGCGAGCGACGTGTCTTAAATTCCCATTCGagcaaacataaattattttcataatttcaattcgattcggcacatgtaaaatgcggcgtttaaatcaactaccgaacttcagtcgaatattcgactgacccgcatcgaattgaaatatgtcgcatttaattgatttagacgtcgcattttacatgcatttaacttggcaatatgcgacgtttaaaccaggcctgaatcacaatataattttcaaTCCACTCTTTTCATAATCATGTATTGCTGACAAACGTGTAACTTTATCAACGCAGTCTGTTCAGTTCTTGGATAACTCCCCTGGGGGAAGGTAATAATGACGATACATAGACAAATTTTGGGACAATCAGGGACTTTATTATTGTTACCTTTCCATAGAGAGAAAGACCTCTTGCAGACCAAATATTTATAAGTTCAGGTTTTCTATGTAGTTTTTTTTCGTGTAACAGTGTTTTCATCATAAgagacagtaataataatattttttagcaacaaTAGCTTTAttcatctattttttttttaacaacaacagcTTTATTCAtcccttattattatttttttaacaagaaCAGCTTTATTCATCCCTTAGTTAGATTAAATTAGATTAAATTACAGTGACATacattataattattgaaaatataagGGTAACTGACAACTTGAAATAGTTATAAATGCCAAGTTGCCAGTTAATTATATATACATTACAATGTGAAGTCGATAGCTAATTAAAATAAACACATACAGACACattaaatacaacaaaagaaaataagaagatTAACATTAAATAAATATACAACTGCATTAACCTACAGCTATTTGCCTAGAAACACTGGTGAGGAATGTTATTAAATCATTATCAAATTTTATTAATAATCGTTAATGAGATGTTCTTTCAGATTTAATTTAAATTGAAATCTTCATCTAAAGAGCTCcatatgttatgttatgttatggcCTTGAAAACGAAGATTGAATATCCATAGTTCGTTCGTACCTTAGGAAGATAACAAGACAATTTAGAAGTATGCCGTGTATTATAACTGTGGACTTGGTCTACTTTAGTAAAGAAGGAATTGAAAACAGATGGTAGTAACTGATCATGATATTTATACATAAAAACTCCCGGCCAATATAGTACTTAATAAGATCAGGGAGTATAATTATACCTAGTAACTTAAACAGGGGGCTGGAGTGATGatcaaaacttgaaaaagtaaCTGATAACTCGAACAGCCTTTTTTTGAAGAATATAGATTGGTTAAAGAGTAGTGTTATAGGTATTACCCCAAGCAATTAATCCATAAATTAG is a genomic window of Acropora muricata isolate sample 2 chromosome 8, ASM3666990v1, whole genome shotgun sequence containing:
- the LOC136924622 gene encoding E3 ubiquitin-protein ligase listerin-like, which codes for MSGKSKQRTKGNAKPSSSGRAAALISKDGTVGFVGFGGLMGTSGGSNLGYVPMATGSSEDFDASVDAEFRMVMRKLMKRDAVTKLKAIQEFADLCKNSTTDAVESALPFWPRNFNKLALDVDHRVREANQQAMEQLVLRVGRNLAPHLRYIIGPWLCSQFDTYPTVASAGRRSFLAAFSEEKQADVVLFCRKELFEFLQDNILTQTPSTLSDPKFVEEEDREARFYRVVSASILTLGKLISVTSEKAKEDMQEHYLNLLREKKFWKYARHKSPHVRGAVFSAVSIACEKIPLTMSSISCLVSPAVLSVMDDSDPAVCPQAWDAVLSVVKNIVDCWKQVNARKAVLPKLWSVLKNGGSGCASIIFPNLLPFLSKIPAEVIGSGLGFYQEFFNNLQEGLAKERVQNSPSEYSAVVSAFMECLRFCLVHGFDPEGSAYTVQEYLIKKQLLSVMETSLQKQSVNILQSNLYILVADLLSFLSMKSPNDSDTLQPRTSEQFNQMLNWFWEGLSCLCLEHVKSINEKIDLEHISSVSLCLITLKNPTVKCKKLHKVAFAELSPKHSDSSLLKTGNGQHLSVTEASQEPDFVENLYNGRLLKLVCDICGLCLEEVTQANSFEHLIFLSKLVPQFASVQLVRILNNTSGNPSSLISDDSNDYCTLSEQFVKHTLFCWMKLPCKTFASTSKDQTMADLKSVFSDRRSVEHVLNIFCGIIKPLPEDKQEDLVSQAVQQNSSVIFLYQLVHQGLQSNVSGVVRWLESIEGTEKLTNLCKSLVVVVGQETLNSSTALPEDSRVTVWKLLKLCLVTSRSALRLPIAFLEEIFHHFLRILRQSELEGGQDLLLLLDILVAFLNDCETNVSHVAELVPCTMDILVTVFKLELCDMPHFTEHVSELLTETWQVGLKVFRHSLSEVDQTPSQILLLKAAEVIHDKLTEIDTLDSVENLVVKAVSLLKDASNGDVERQDNITRKVFNVLSPNEKELSFLRNEFYSMGQWLLPPVVDRNLPVMSAVNDNLEIPNTLFSLANHQKIVVFTLSLARTLLATCHESPGSIGDIVTKDCLIGLWLEMCWLKRWCSCVLGNCDMKEKFGAFISDNVIYNLLLNLRSTSTHLLDHIKRKDWCQDLLTEALSRSRTEGFMWCLVLEGVLADLQQLGISYDPALLIAEVQSFAALEDKECQTLTTLIPWVDEIYELKIITEQFTRLIRDEKDEKGYSRAFAVISSSLQQWFKQTNSNVEALLEYQLTLTGIMDELIQWNKANDRHLLINSPLDETASMSVLTLNLSVMRILEMAVLHCPRTMNNQQWDFVLCSLAGWFQTCDENRSHLTTSLKCVALCCQACSLFCTVVKFFQKNTSKLHKPSVEGQPSDDSNDVESVISESPAGFTGDVTECPRNLLDEWEEFFSWTLYSAVLKLFLFHADESQRARFEATLWSNRISESLGLAVVFTPLAILKKHEFEGTASKGVDQGSSRESQWLDDLMAHCLPLLKCNAHALQFAAYHLLSKVMTEMSLFNLMDTVSEESEDEIVRSPPTPLLEMIDLTCSRMTEMVREAQVPFGEHLEMASDIEAQNTSLALMLAWKLLLKFFRSLPQEKRVEYAKYIKKNKMVDDLLQVLFRLLPFKMNGVVVAEDCELEIGGFTGQRTIQELARNVSYSLLQWMPAIVRQWWNGLDKRRASIVDKFTTSCITPRLCQREMEMVQNSPVRFDNMLVKTRPSAREVAALYTVEDMSIELVVKLASNHPLGVVSVESGKKIGIATAQWRSWILQMTTFLTHQNGSIMDGLILWKRNVDKRFEGVEDCMICFSVIHGSNYSLPKLSCKTCKKKFHSACLYKWFSTSNNATCPLCRNLF